One genomic segment of Helianthus annuus cultivar XRQ/B chromosome 14, HanXRQr2.0-SUNRISE, whole genome shotgun sequence includes these proteins:
- the LOC110908566 gene encoding BTB/POZ domain-containing protein At3g44820-like yields the protein MTTNFVLCEEVKSKHPRVTYADLYQDSNVSPNEGCLPDAKQGPSHLREKMSLRIIVQALFFEQLQLRTSIAGCFLVSNNLADGSRQFRSGLGAASQEGGWNTVGTQR from the exons ATGACAACGAATTTCGTGTTGTGTG AAGAAGTGAAGTCCAAACATCCCAGAGTCACATATGCTGATCTCTATCAG GATTCAAACGTGTCGCCTAATGAAGGATGTCTTCCTGATGCCAAGCAAG GCCCATCCCATCTCCGTGAAAAAATGTCGTTAAGAATCATAGTCCAAGCTCTTTTCTTCGAGCAGTTGCAGCTCAGGACCTCTATCGCCGGCTGTTTCTTGGTCTCCAACAATCTTGCAGACGGGTCAAGACAGTTTAGAAGCGGGTTAGGTGCAGCATCACAGGAGGGCGGTTGGAACACGGTTGGAACGCAGCGTTGA